The sequence GTTGATAGTTCATAACCTCTTCTTTTTTGGTAATTATTTAGTTTTTCTGCACAACAATCCTTACatgattactttttttttttttttNNNNNNNNNNNNNNNNNNNNNNNNNNNNNNNNNNNNNNNNNNNNNNNNNNNNNNNNNNNNNNNNNNNNNNNNNNNNNNNNNNNNNNNNNNNNNNNNNNNNNNNNNNNNNNNNNNNNNNNNNNNNNNNNNNNNNNNNNNNNNNNNNNNNNNNNNNNNNNNNNNNNNNNNNNNNNNNNNNNNNNNNNNNNNNNNNNNNNNNNNNNNNNNNNNNNNNNNNNNNNNNNNNNNNNNNNNNNNNNNNNNNNNNNNNNNNNNNNNNNNNNNNNNNNNNNNNNNNNNNNNNNNNNNNNNNNNNNNNNNNNNNNNNNNNNNNNNNNNNNNNNNNNNNNNNNNNNNNNNNNNNNNNNNNNNNNNNNNNNNNNNNNNNNNNNNNNNNNNNNNNNNNNNNNNNNNNNNNNNNNNNNNNNNCTAAAGAATTCTTAACTCCCTCTCATTGCAGGTGGttgaatatttaatttttatatcctCAACGTGAGAGATCTCAGCACTCGTTGTGCAAGATGAGGCTCATGTATTGCGGCAATGTAGATTCTGTGTTTTCTACAGGAGTAAAGGGTTTCTTCTTAGGAAAAGTTCGAAGAGGATTCTAGCGTGACCTAACATTTCCCTTCATTGGCTAAATTCAGAGTCAGAGAAGATGATGGATGATTATCATTCATTTTGTATACCATAATTTTATATTAACAATAACAATtatccccaaaaaaaaaaaaaaacagagagagagagaaagtatagTTCCTCCCTACCAATTACCAAATACTTTTGTGAAAATTGTATATTGGATAATGTAAAGCAAACCTAAGATACCTTGAAATGAAAACCTttagaattaaattttaataaattcttAATTCTTAATTTACCTGATTCTGAATCATTCGAGTGTTTGTTTCTTAAGGCTATCTTGGAAACAAAATGTGTCACAAATAAATTAACTCAAACATTTAATTTAAGGAGATTACTGAGGTACTTATGAAGATACAGAGTAGTGATTGAAAAATTATTGAGCCTTATTAATTAAAACCAATTTTAATATTAAGCAATTAGTTAGATCAAAAGTCCTGATAAGATCATGAAGCTCATTCTAAGGCTGAACTATTTCATAATTTTACTTGTGTAGCACCATACCTTTTAGTAGATGATGTAACTAACATTAAGAATATTTAAGACCATATGTCACCTTTTACAAGAACAAAAACTCCAACAAATTTGTATTTTTAAATACACTCTCTATCTTAGACTTGTCTCTTACTCCAAACATATTCTTATAAATAACTATATCAATCTAAGAGACTTGTAAGCTAGTGTAAGAAATGTTAAATTTGGGGGTGAAAATATGTTAGTACGAAAAGCCGTTGTCATGGACACGAAACAAAATCAGAATAACCCTGTAATAATGGTTCAAACTTGAAACAAATTCATGCATGGGAAGAGAAAACATAATAGCTAAACAAAGCCTATGCCGGACGAAAGAGGTTTTAACCATAATATGAATTTCTCATTCTAGCACGTAACTACTCCAAAAGAAACgtaatttttgttttctaaacTTTGTACGTAAATCCATATGATATATATTGGCATGGTTTGTTATTCATCCTATtatcctaaaccataaattagAGAGAAAACGTACCAGGTACTTTGGTTACTGAGACAGAGATGATGATTCTGGCAATGTTGGCTTGCAAACATTGAAGAAAAGAGTTCACAACACACAgctcaaataaaaagaaaaaaaacagaaTGCAGAGAATATTTGTTATGCTCAATAATATGCCTTGGATTTGGACGAAAACTTGGAATATATTCTTATGGAATATACTTATATGCTCTCAAGTCACGTTAAAAGTGTCTTTTTTTTTGTCATGAGTTACGTTAAAAGTTAAAACTCCAATAAAGCTCAAATGGGCCCAAATAGTCTGCCTCTACGTCATTTTGGGCTCCATTTGGGCTTTGGTCCCcacacatttattttattttttatttttcaattcttttcctCGTCACAAAATTCAGAATGCAAAACAATCAAAGTGATAAATGTAAAGGTTAGTTAGGTAAATTCAGGTGTTAAGCTGGCTAGAATTAGTAACAACTATATTTAGTTGGAGACTCTTTTGTGTTGGTTAAGTTAGCTATGTTTAGAAATGTAATATAAATATCTCTGTGTAGTTGTATTATGCAGAACAACATAATCGCTCATTTGTTCAAGTACTTTAAATtgatctctaattttttttttcatatcagACAAATTAgtctataataaaaaaaaaggcaGTCAttcgtaaaataaaaaaatatattataatgacaacatcaacaaccatattttataaattaaaaaaactatTTTATCTAATACAAAACTGATGAGATGGCAATTTAAAATACACACTCCAAATCAATTTTGATAAACTCTCATGTAAAACTAAGATCAATACTCATCCAAATAAGTATATAGCATTTCATCCTTCTTAGATTTGCGCCTACTAAGTAATGCCTTCAAGAGGCGTTTACTTTTACTAGAAGGTTCCATTTCTCTGTTTTCCGCTTTTTCTCCTGCAAAACGCATTGAAGCTGATTTCCTAGGTTCCGAAGCATTCTGCTAAACacataattacaaaataaagaatAACTGTCAAATAATTAACTAAAGAAtttaaacttaaaaataaaagtatgatAAGTGTACATTAAAAATCAGCTTCCAAATAAAACATACAAAATacattttaataatatatttatatgtaaataCATAGTAGTTAATTTGGTGACAAATTTTTAGTTAGGTGTATTTTTAAAGAAGAGTAAAAGAGATGCATTATATTATGGGTACGTAtccaaataaattttaaattaaataaaattattttattttttaaaaaaaatatttttttcacttAAAAAAGTAGATCCAAACTAGCACTATATCGAGTTGACTTACTCTTAATTTTGCATTATTAGAGGGACTTGGTGTGGTTGCTGTGCTGCTTTGATTACTTGTCTTGTTTGGTGTTGTAGGTCTACTTGAGAAAGATCCAGTACGTAACAGTGGAAATCTGTGTGGTGAAACCGAATTCTTTTCTGCAAAAGCTCATATTAGTGAAGAATTATTATAATATTAGTGAAATTATGAATGTACCTAAATCTTTTTTAGGCAAGGTTGAAGTTGAAGTGAATGCAAAAGCTCCGGGTCTCTCACGTTGTAAAGGTGAAGGGGAACGCCCTTTATTGCTACATCATGGTCAAGAGTCACAACatgtcttctatttttatttagaaattaAAAGCAACTAGAAatgtttgaatttgaaattaCCTGACTGTGGATGAAGGCGTTTCCCTTATTGTAGCTCGAACAGCTTTGTATTGCAAAACAAATTAGAAACATAATTAAGTATAAAtagaaggtttaattattctgttggtctttatagttttgcgaaatttttaattaggtccttgtactttttttttccttttaattgagtccttgcaccaaatttttttttaattgggtctttacactttttttttccttttatttggttcctgcactaaatttttttttagttgagtccctataaaattaagtcaattactactaaaagggacctaattgaaaaaaaaatagtgtaaaaatccaattaaaaaaaaaaatataaagacctaattaaaaattttgcgaaactatatgAGCCAATAGAGTAATTAAGCATAAATAGAATGAAAACAGTAGAAATGATAACAGATACCATTCCTGAAGTGATGccaatcatcttcatcatcaaggCTGCATCCTAAATATTTCATTCTTCTCAAGCTGGCACCATTCATGCTCTCCCCAACTGAATTTATGATGAATAATAATAAAACAGTTTTTGGTTTTGGAAAACAAAATGtgatataaataaataaacttgcCTGGCAAAATATAACGCTTATGATATTTTGGAGCACTAATCACCAATGATTGTTGGGTTCGTCCCTCGTGATCCATAAATGCTTCACACGTCCTTATTCTCTGTATTATTAATTAAGAAAGAAATTCGTAATGTTAAGGAGATAAAAAATAATCAACATAAACAGTTTAAATTTGACGGCAAAtactttttgaaaatttaattttgatgtactaatAGTATAAAATACAATAATTCAATCACAATTGTTTTTTTGAACGACCATTCACGTGGTTAATATAAAATGtacttatttttataaatatgacgTTATGCGATTGAATGTCAATGTAAAACAGTTTTACACTAAtaatacatcaaattaaattctACTCTTTAGTTAGCAAAAATTTCCGAAGAAAAACATACCTGTTGAATGCAAGAAAGACGAAGATTTGCTTGAGAAAGTTGAGAAACCTTGTCATCCAACAAATCATTAACCTTAAATGTCACAGACCCTAAATGGTCCACCGTATTCACAAGAGCTTTGATGGCATAATCCTTCAATGTTTCTATCACTCTGAAAACATCAACATATAATTAATTAGCTTACACACCAACCAAtccaattaattaataaattaatttaactcACATCTCTTTCTGCTCATCATTGTTGTATGAGAGCTCAAAATATTCAGCTGCTGAGTATAATTGTGTTCTCAGATTCTTCAAATCCTGGGAATATATATAGGTGAAAAAATGAACTTATGTAATATGTACTATTTATTTAATACCAATTTAATTAAAACAAGATTTTCACGCTTGAAATTCCAATATTTTCTAGAGTCCACTTACTTAATTAAGAGTTACATAtttcaaatcaaaatcaataGTTCAACAAATTTAATGACAATGAAAAACAGGGAATCAAGTAGAGGACAAAATTACAAAAAACTAGAACATAATCAAAGTTTTACCTGTAAACTATCATCAAAAAGCAAGCTCTGCTGCATGAAAACCTCATCATAATTAGAGGACACCCGATATACCGGCGCCGGCGGCGGAGGTACCACCGCCGGCACAGAAGTTGCAAATTTCCCCATGAATGAAAATCAATGGAAAAAGTTTTGGCCGATTCTTATATATCtataaaaaatggcaaaaaattaaaagagataatGAGACATTATTATCAAGGAATATGTATCTGAATTCTGAAATAGTAGATGTGAACGTGCATAAACATTAATTTTAAGAAAATCAGCAGAATGTAACGTGGTAACAACTAACATATACTAATATTATAGTATAACGCATgcaatcttttttatttaaaaatcttcCAAAATTCACAGCCTTAACAgcttcaaatctttttaaattttcaataaaCATAGGCAAAGTTAAATCAAAAGGGTAACTTCATTatgttaataaattaaaaaatggcTACTCTTTATGTTAACTAATTGGTTTACTAGAGAATCAAATTGTTTATATGCAAACCCAAAATACAGAAACTATCTAACCTTTGTTGTATCTCTATTCAGTTGAGATTCATGATGTTGTTTGTTTTAACTCATGAGTGGTATGGAATACAAGGACGACACATTAATTTGAACCAAAGTGgtgagagggaagaagaaaaaagaaaagtcaAAAGGAGCACGTTGTGGACCAACCCTTCATTCACTCCAACACTAACGAGAGTGGTTTGGTGGTACTCGATGTGTTTGACTAAGCATGAACAAAAGAAAGTGACGCATCAAAGTTTCTAACAAGCCAACCACTAAAGTTGGAGATTTATTGAGAAAAGTAGTGTCATCGAGACAGAAACATAGGGAGGAATATAATAGTGCACATAAATCATAATGCCATTGTCATAGGTAGAGGAATTCGATAACAATAAATGGGAACTTTGCTTTCTTTTTCATTAGTCATTTCATTTACAggaatattatataaaaaatattatttatacctatcaaaatcaaccactaaataagttattatatatttatatataaacaatgtgtttttaatttatttttaatatctataANNNNNNNNNNNNNNNNNNNNNNNNNNNNNNNNNNNNNNNNNNNNNNNNNNNNNNNNNNNNNNNNNNNNNNNNNNNNNNNNNNNNNNNNNNNNNNNNNNNNNNNNNNNNNNNNNNNNNNNNNNNNNNNNNNNNNNNNNNNNNNNNNNNNNNNNNNNNNNNNNNNNNNNNNNTTTGAAAATGTGCAAGAGATGCAGCTAATAAACATGATAAATTTTGATACTTCATCAAATTTGAGTCAATCTTTAGAAACACTAAAACtactgaaaagataaagttttacTTAACACATAAAGACTACCATGACCATATCCAAACGTGTCACTTTGAACTTTTAATAATTCTATATCTCACACTAGTTATATCTAAATTTCTTAGCACTAACAGAGTTACTAATGAGTATTGAGTATTGAGTATTGACTTTATATGATACTAATGCATTATAAGAAACTAACATACTATTAATCTATCCTTTTATACATTAAGTatgaattttaataataaatttgatTTNNNNNNNNNNNNNNNNNNNNNNNNNNNNNNNNNNNNNNNNNNNNNNNNNNNNNNNNNNNGGTGTTATATAAAAAAACCACCGAGCCTAATGGATAGATAGAAGATAGACATAAATAGATGCTAATGAGAAAAGGTTAGAAGAGAACATTCATTCCCTCGATTTCTTTGCTTCGAGAAACAGAAACTGAGTAGTGGTAACCACTAACCACTGCTCATCATTGCCATCTTATGGGCTCCATTTTTTTTTGCTTCCATCAATTTCGGGAGTTACTTAATTAGATCTGAAAAGTGAAAAGGCAATGACTATACACACTAGTGTTTTGCTTTTACCTTTTTGGGGTTTCTGACCGTatattttttcaaagtaaattatttttaaagcaaatTCTCATCATGTTCTTAAAATTGTGTTTTGGACAATTAATGGTAAGTAATgaatgttatttttaaattttcatacgaaattaaaaataataaaaaataaaattgtccAACACAAAAATTATAGAATACTAATTCGATAAAAAAATGTCATATACACAAAAAGCCACTATCAAATTATTCACCCTATGTATTTTGTGTTTAACTTATCACCCTATTTATTATGACTGATTTTTAGTGTATTCGTTGgatggttttttttttatatttcaaaaGTGAGTGAGGGGATAAGGAATCATGCAGTTGATATAGAAAGGTTAGCAAAGCAGTTGATATGCAATAATAACTAGCATAGGCAAATGACAAATAGTTCTTTATTTTTGGACTTGACAAATTTAAATCCTTTTCTAATTAAACAATGTCACTTGCCGAGTTCTCGGTGTCCATTATGAAATCTGATAATAATCAGTGCCATTGTTTGCGGCAAAGTGGATGGTCCCTGGATTGCCCCTCCACCATGtttctttctaaatttttttttaaaacagcNNNNNNNNNNNNNNNNNNNNNNNNNNNNNNNNNNNNNNNNNNNNNNNNNNNNNNNNNNNNNNNNNNNNNNNNNNNNNNNNNNNNNNNNNNNNNNNNNNNNNNNNNNNNNNNNNNNNNNNNNNNNNNNNNNNNNNNNNNNNNNNNNNNNNNNTCGATCCTAAAATGAATAAAAGTCCATTCAAGAGAACTGACCTCATTTACACATACCCAATCTCATAGAGGTTAGACGCAACGACAAACAACTCAGTTctacttatctaaataagtaactaaTTCCTAAAATATCTTCCATTTATTAGAAAGGAGGTATCAATAACTTCCCTAGAAAAAGGAAACCGTCATCCACCATCAAAGGTAGAATTACTCTAAAAAATGATTatctactctactataaatatactgacatTATCGGGTATATTTAGaacctaatctactaaaaacctgcttaaacccTTATtaacttaagtatcagagtcCCTTACAGGTACACTCCCACCTCCACACAAGGAACTCGGGCGGCGACACTTCGATACCAGAAGAAAtcgaacactacctaaaaaggaGTCTGGATCTCACTTCAGGCCCAAAAGCAacccaatttcaggtaaccctcgaaacattggcactGTTGTCGGAGACCTAAAAGTCTACACCCTACCATGGCGGACAATCAGTTTGAAGACGGATACACAGTATTTAAATCAGAACCAAAATCTCAAAATGATGACCAAGCACTCATCATACCCCTCCAACATAATAGAGAAGGTGGTCCTAATAGGGAGGGAATATCGGGAAACTCCTACCTAGGAGAATTAATTCAGAAATACACCACCAGAGAATGAAGAACTCCTGCATCCCACAGAAATCATGGGACTCGTACATGGGTACCTTGGTTGATTAGAGCAATTTGAGCAAGAGATCGAGCGACAAAGGAAAGCCGAAAGAGTCTTACGAAAGGAGGTGCAGCGACGAAGAGAGTTAGAAGAAAAGCTCTCAAGACAAGAAACTGACCTTCGAAATCGGAGCAACCGTGGAGATCGGGAGGAAAGCCCTCTTAGAGGAGAAGATGCATTCATAAAACAGATCATACGGGCTAGGGTCCATAGGAACTTCAAAATCCCTGACATGGACCTCTATGATGGAACGACCGACTTGAGACACCACCTCAGTAATGTTAAAAGTCAAATGTATTTGGCTGATGTGTCCAATGCAACTCGCTGCAAAACTTTTTCGACGACGTTAACCAAAGCGGCGATGAAGTAATTTGATAGCTTACCACCTAGGTTAGTAATTTGTTTCGACAACCTTGGAAGAAAGTTTCTCATCCGCTTTTCAATTCAGAAAGATAAAGTCAAGAATGCTCTTAGCCTTCTAGGGGTTAAACAAGAAGTCAGAGAAACTCTCCCAGTTTATAACGATTCAACAAAGCTTGTTTGGAGATTCAAAACTTACCTATAGAAGAAGTGATAATGGGTTTGGTTAACGGTCTCAGAGAAGGGCCGTTTTCTCAATCTATATCCAAGCGACATCCGACCACTCGGTACAAAGTACAAGAACGGGCAGAAAAGTATATCCACATATAGGAGAATTCCTAACTTAGAGAGCCAATTCCAAAGCAAAATATTCCTTATCAAGCTCGGGATAAAGATAAATAAGCAAAGGAAAAGTATGAGTACAACTCGGACAAGTCTCGAAGATACCACAACTACACACCGCTCTGAGTTTTTCTTGTCAACATCTACAGGGAGATTTGCCATACTGAAGAACTTCCATCCCTCACCCCATCAAGAATAAGAAAGCTGAAAGTCAGATGAAATACTGTGAGTATCACAAACTATATGAACATTCTACCAATGAGTGCTATGActtaaaaaatgtgatagaaaaactgACCAGAAAAAGTCGGTTAAAAAGATACCTCGTAGAAAGATCAGACGATCCAGGAAAACGGAAGAGGGGTGATGAAGACAGAGATCGACGAGATCGGCCACCACAAACCCCTGATAGACACATCCACATGATAGTTGAAGGATTTGCAGTAGGAGGGATAACCAAGTCTTCTCGTAAAAGACATATAAAAGAAGTCTACCAAGTCGGTGAATAATACGAAGTTCCCTATTTACCCAC is a genomic window of Arachis ipaensis cultivar K30076 chromosome B06, Araip1.1, whole genome shotgun sequence containing:
- the LOC107605227 gene encoding protein ABIL2 isoform X1 produces the protein MGKFATSVPAVVPPPPAPVYRVSSNYDEVFMQQSLLFDDSLQDLKNLRTQLYSAAEYFELSYNNDEQKEIVIETLKDYAIKALVNTVDHLGSVTFKVNDLLDDKVSQLSQANLRLSCIQQRIRTCEAFMDHEGRTQQSLVISAPKYHKRYILPVGESMNGASLRRMKYLGCSLDDEDDWHHFRNAVRATIRETPSSTVSNKGRSPSPLQRERPGAFAFTSTSTLPKKDLEKNSVSPHRFPLLRTGSFSSRPTTPNKTSNQSSTATTPSPSNNAKLRQNASEPRKSASMRFAGEKAENREMEPSSKSKRLLKALLSRRKSKKDEMLYTYLDEY
- the LOC107605227 gene encoding protein ABIL2 isoform X2, with amino-acid sequence MGKFATSVPAVVPPPPAPVYRVSSNYDEVFMQQSLLFDDSLQDLKNLRTQLYSAAEYFELSYNNDEQKEIVIETLKDYAIKALVNTVDHLGSVTFKVNDLLDDKVSQLSQANLRLSCIQQRIRTCEAFMDHEGRTQQSLVISAPKYHKRYILPVGESMNGASLRRMKYLGCSLDDEDDWHHFRNAVRATIRETPSSTVSNKGRSPSPLQRERPGAFAFTSTSTLPKKDLEKNSVSPHRFPLLRTGSFSSRPTTPNKTSNQSSTATTPSPSNNAKLRNASEPRKSASMRFAGEKAENREMEPSSKSKRLLKALLSRRKSKKDEMLYTYLDEY